A stretch of the Archangium violaceum genome encodes the following:
- a CDS encoding DUF6232 family protein, with the protein MMERETGLVAQSRARPVLRLVPALAPEPLTPSGERVLVSAEGFRLTSERLEAAGRSWRLEELRGFGTRHEAPGLKLPLSLGAGAALVVPALLLQPGSFRVTAALAVATVLVFSSIARLVMAADTYWLTVRTAEGERLVLCSHDHQLFARVVEALGEVLSPPEPRPVTPEPGMAVRRLALVR; encoded by the coding sequence ATGATGGAGCGGGAGACCGGGCTGGTGGCGCAGTCGCGTGCGAGGCCCGTGTTGAGATTGGTTCCCGCCCTGGCGCCGGAGCCACTCACCCCCTCGGGCGAGCGGGTGCTGGTGTCGGCCGAGGGCTTCCGGCTCACCAGTGAGCGGCTGGAGGCGGCGGGTCGCTCGTGGCGTCTGGAGGAGCTGCGCGGTTTCGGCACGCGGCACGAGGCTCCGGGTCTCAAGCTGCCGTTGTCGCTCGGCGCGGGGGCGGCGCTGGTGGTGCCAGCGCTGCTGCTGCAGCCGGGCTCGTTCCGGGTGACGGCCGCGCTCGCGGTGGCCACGGTGCTCGTCTTCTCCTCCATCGCTCGGCTGGTGATGGCGGCGGACACCTACTGGCTCACCGTGCGCACCGCCGAGGGCGAGCGCCTGGTGCTGTGCAGCCATGATCATCAGCTTTTCGCCCGGGTGGTGGAGGCGCTCGGCGAGGTCCTCTCGCCTCCCGAGCCCAGGCCCGTGACACCCGAGCCTGGAATGGCGGTTCGCCGGCTGGCCCTGGTGCGCTGA